A DNA window from Paenibacillus andongensis contains the following coding sequences:
- the secD gene encoding protein translocase subunit SecD produces the protein MDWKRISFFFLTVVIVLGAIGATSPSLVDRIKLGLDLKGGFEILYTAEPLAAGAPLTKETLTQAAESLAKRADSLGVAEPEVYPEGTDRIRVRLAGVKNEEEVRGLMSKPSVLTFRGPDGTVYMNGTDFVENAAKLSYDPNTKQPIVEIKMKSREKFKEVTTKLVGSTLSIYLDDEVKSTASVNFPIDSDSAIITQTSVAEATKVAKMINLGAMPLKLTEKYIQRVDATLGQASLHQTARAGLIASILIFIFMVLYYRVPGLVAAFTLITYVWVLLAIFDFMNATLTLPGIAALVLGAGMAVDANIITYERIREEIRAGKSILSSLKSGSKHSLRTIMDANVTNLIAGIVLYYVGNGAIRGFAVITMMSIIISILTNVLFSRWLLHLIIRGNLLKKPSYFGVKEADIRGL, from the coding sequence GTGGATTGGAAACGAATATCGTTCTTTTTTCTAACGGTTGTGATTGTTCTCGGCGCGATCGGAGCAACAAGCCCTAGTCTAGTAGATCGAATTAAGCTTGGATTAGATTTAAAAGGCGGGTTTGAAATTTTATACACCGCAGAGCCTTTGGCTGCTGGTGCACCATTGACGAAGGAAACGCTTACGCAAGCAGCAGAAAGTCTTGCGAAACGAGCTGACTCCCTTGGTGTAGCCGAACCTGAGGTTTATCCGGAAGGAACGGATCGCATTCGTGTACGTCTTGCGGGTGTGAAAAATGAGGAAGAAGTTAGAGGCTTAATGTCTAAGCCTTCGGTACTTACCTTCAGAGGTCCGGATGGAACGGTTTATATGAACGGGACAGATTTCGTAGAAAACGCGGCTAAATTAAGCTACGATCCGAATACGAAGCAACCGATTGTCGAAATCAAGATGAAAAGCAGAGAGAAATTTAAAGAAGTAACGACTAAGCTTGTTGGAAGTACCTTGTCCATCTACTTGGATGATGAAGTGAAGTCGACAGCATCTGTTAATTTTCCCATTGACAGTGATTCAGCGATTATTACACAAACAAGTGTAGCGGAAGCAACGAAAGTAGCCAAGATGATTAACTTGGGTGCGATGCCATTGAAATTAACAGAGAAATATATCCAGCGTGTGGATGCCACTTTAGGCCAAGCATCGCTTCACCAAACGGCTAGAGCTGGTTTGATTGCTTCGATCTTAATCTTTATCTTCATGGTACTGTATTACCGTGTGCCAGGACTTGTGGCTGCCTTTACACTGATTACTTACGTATGGGTACTACTGGCTATATTTGACTTTATGAATGCGACACTCACGCTTCCAGGTATTGCGGCCCTCGTCTTGGGAGCAGGTATGGCGGTTGATGCGAACATTATCACCTATGAAAGAATACGCGAGGAGATCCGTGCAGGTAAGAGTATTCTCTCATCCTTGAAGTCGGGATCCAAACACTCACTTCGTACGATCATGGACGCTAACGTAACAAATTTAATTGCAGGTATTGTTCTTTATTATGTCGGGAATGGCGCCATTCGTGGATTCGCGGTTATAACGATGATGAGTATTATTATCAGTATCTTAACGAACGTATTGTTCTCCAGATGGCTGCTTCATCTTATCATACGGGGCAACTTGCTGAAAAAGCCAAGTTATTTCGGTGTGAAGGAGGCAGACATTCGTGGACTCTAA
- the recJ gene encoding single-stranded-DNA-specific exonuclease RecJ, with translation MLAPKARWSIGNADEMLVETFARELQIDPLVARMLVLRDIRTVPDAEQFLHGGVHYYNDPYLLDGMLPAVERIRKALQNDEFIRVYGDYDADGVSSTSLMAHLLKGLGARFDTYIPHRIREGYGLNRSAIELAKEQGVTLLITVDTGISAVQEIAYCQEIGLDVIVTDHHEPPEILPQALAVINPKKPGCSYPYKHLAGVGVAFKLAHALLDRLPEELLEFAALGTVADLMPLTGENRLIVKQGLLRMQDSTYAGFRSLIGVSGIENKEVTASHIGFSLAPRINASGRLEAADIAVKLLTTSDDQEAEQIAFELDMLNKERQLIVEDMVKEAFVLAEQQQAKGLDKVIVVAKEQWNVGVVGIVASKIVEKFYRPTLVLSIDPQTGMAKGSARSITGFDLHKALTACEEMLDHYGGHQAAAGMSLNSSLLEAFTQKLNELAAAALTEQDFIPLLKADAVCSLSDVPIASIEQLEKLAPFGMGNPAPRFMFTDLSLGDIRTMGKEKQHLKLALSQMKEEVSCSVEAVGFGKGSLAGLIAPAAKVDVLGELSINEWNGVRKPQIMMQDLRITHMQLFDWRGAGQLSTKLSVLQSTTAAGNNNRTITPAIVLFDEADAALFTSTAFQLGGAVPYWIVQDNEQLRPGNESAGQLEFANMQDIILYTIPRSVASLQSVLQQASGMMRCYPVFAELGPDSGSTLPSRDMFKMLYGTLQKEGSLNVQDVRLMTSFSKRSGLSPAMIQFILSVFEELGFVERQGGFVKLHASPAKRDLTASRLYQHRLHRQEVESIVMYSSAKELEEWIAFQIKKENHILEEII, from the coding sequence GTGCTAGCACCGAAGGCAAGATGGAGCATAGGAAATGCGGATGAAATGCTCGTTGAAACTTTTGCGCGCGAGCTGCAAATAGACCCACTCGTTGCCAGAATGCTTGTTCTTCGAGATATACGCACGGTGCCAGATGCTGAACAATTCTTGCATGGCGGAGTCCACTATTATAATGACCCGTATCTGCTTGACGGGATGCTACCAGCAGTTGAACGCATCCGAAAGGCTCTTCAGAACGATGAATTCATACGTGTCTATGGTGATTACGATGCAGATGGTGTAAGCAGCACCTCGTTGATGGCTCATTTGTTAAAAGGCTTAGGCGCTCGTTTCGATACGTATATCCCGCATCGCATTCGAGAAGGCTATGGGCTGAATCGTTCTGCGATCGAATTAGCCAAAGAGCAAGGCGTCACGCTACTAATCACCGTTGACACAGGCATTAGTGCGGTTCAAGAAATAGCCTATTGCCAGGAAATAGGCCTAGATGTTATCGTAACGGATCATCATGAGCCTCCTGAAATACTGCCTCAAGCTTTAGCCGTCATTAATCCGAAGAAGCCAGGCTGCTCTTACCCTTATAAACATCTTGCAGGTGTAGGCGTTGCTTTTAAGCTGGCTCATGCTTTGCTGGATCGATTGCCTGAAGAACTTCTGGAATTTGCAGCGCTTGGTACGGTTGCTGATTTAATGCCTCTCACCGGGGAGAATCGCTTAATCGTGAAACAGGGACTGCTCCGTATGCAAGATTCTACTTACGCAGGATTTCGTTCACTTATTGGAGTTTCTGGTATTGAAAATAAAGAAGTTACCGCATCTCATATTGGTTTCTCGCTGGCGCCCAGAATTAATGCAAGCGGCCGATTGGAAGCCGCAGATATTGCCGTGAAGCTGCTCACAACATCGGATGACCAAGAAGCAGAGCAAATTGCCTTTGAACTGGATATGCTGAATAAGGAACGTCAACTTATCGTTGAGGACATGGTGAAAGAAGCTTTTGTTCTAGCTGAGCAGCAGCAAGCCAAAGGATTAGATAAAGTAATAGTTGTCGCTAAGGAACAGTGGAACGTCGGTGTTGTCGGTATTGTTGCATCGAAGATCGTTGAGAAGTTTTACCGTCCGACCTTAGTGCTAAGCATAGATCCACAGACGGGAATGGCCAAAGGTTCTGCTCGCTCGATTACCGGCTTCGATTTGCACAAAGCTTTGACAGCTTGTGAAGAGATGCTCGACCACTATGGTGGCCATCAAGCAGCTGCGGGTATGAGTTTGAACAGCAGCCTTCTGGAGGCATTCACTCAAAAGCTGAACGAACTAGCAGCTGCTGCACTCACAGAACAGGATTTCATTCCACTTCTGAAAGCAGATGCGGTGTGCAGCTTGTCAGATGTTCCGATTGCAAGTATTGAGCAGTTAGAGAAGCTCGCGCCGTTCGGTATGGGCAATCCTGCGCCGAGGTTCATGTTCACCGATTTATCGCTCGGCGATATCCGGACGATGGGCAAGGAGAAACAGCATCTCAAGCTAGCTCTCTCCCAAATGAAGGAAGAAGTAAGCTGTTCCGTGGAAGCTGTCGGATTCGGCAAAGGGAGCTTGGCTGGTCTGATCGCGCCTGCCGCTAAGGTAGATGTGTTAGGAGAGCTTTCCATCAACGAGTGGAACGGTGTGCGGAAGCCGCAAATCATGATGCAGGATCTTCGTATAACGCATATGCAGCTGTTTGATTGGCGTGGAGCAGGACAATTGAGCACTAAGTTAAGCGTACTTCAGAGCACGACTGCTGCGGGAAATAATAACCGTACAATAACGCCGGCAATCGTTCTGTTCGACGAAGCCGATGCAGCCTTATTCACATCAACTGCGTTTCAGTTAGGTGGAGCAGTGCCCTACTGGATTGTTCAAGATAATGAACAATTACGACCGGGTAATGAGTCAGCTGGACAATTGGAATTTGCCAACATGCAGGATATTATCCTGTACACGATCCCACGCAGTGTTGCTAGCCTGCAGAGTGTGCTTCAACAAGCCAGCGGAATGATGCGCTGTTATCCCGTATTTGCCGAGCTAGGGCCTGACAGCGGCAGTACCCTGCCATCTCGAGACATGTTTAAAATGTTATATGGCACTTTGCAAAAAGAGGGATCGCTGAATGTTCAAGATGTACGATTAATGACCTCATTTAGTAAACGATCGGGTCTTTCTCCTGCAATGATTCAATTTATTTTATCCGTTTTTGAGGAGCTTGGGTTTGTTGAAAGACAAGGCGGCTTCGTTAAACTGCATGCATCACCTGCAAAGAGAGATCTAACTGCTTCCCGCTTGTATCAACATAGATTGCATCGCCAGGAAGTTGAATCCATTGTTATGTACTCCTCAGCCAAAGAGCTAGAGGAATGGATTGCCTTTCAAATAAAAAAAGAAAATCACATTTTGGAGGAAATTATATGA
- a CDS encoding adenine phosphoribosyltransferase — protein MNFKEHIRVIPDFPQPGIRFKDITTLLQNGPVYREAIDQMKALIKEKQIDVIAGPEARGFVIGAPLAYSLGVGFIPIRKSGKLPGETIEADYALEYGKDKLAMHKDAIKPGQKVLIADDLLATGGTIQTSIDLINQLGGEVVGAAFLIELSYLDGRSKFNGIDVVSLVQY, from the coding sequence ATGAATTTCAAAGAGCACATTCGCGTTATCCCGGACTTTCCACAACCAGGCATTCGTTTCAAGGACATCACAACGTTATTGCAAAATGGACCGGTATATAGAGAAGCTATCGATCAGATGAAAGCATTAATTAAAGAGAAACAAATCGATGTTATTGCGGGTCCTGAAGCTCGTGGCTTCGTAATTGGCGCTCCGCTCGCATATTCACTTGGAGTAGGCTTTATTCCAATTCGTAAAAGTGGTAAATTGCCTGGAGAGACGATTGAGGCTGACTATGCGCTTGAGTATGGCAAAGATAAATTAGCTATGCATAAAGATGCGATTAAACCCGGTCAAAAAGTATTGATTGCGGATGATTTACTTGCAACAGGTGGTACGATTCAAACATCGATCGACTTGATTAATCAGCTTGGTGGAGAAGTTGTAGGTGCTGCATTCTTGATTGAGTTATCCTACTTAGACGGTAGAAGTAAGTTTAATGGGATTGACGTGGTTTCCTTAGTTCAATATTAA
- a CDS encoding cation diffusion facilitator family transporter — MNDERFQKTELTVWVGLAGNVALACLKVIVGFMSQSKALLADAVHSASEAVSSVDALIKRRAAEVVPQEAYPNRQDKKVSITSILLSIVILVLGVELGISTIKSIWVDVEHAPKVYALVAIGISLLVKEMMFQYTYRLGKRLGSQELIANSWGHRSDIYSSIVALIGVLGALMGNYLNLSFLYYLDSLAGLFISLMVVKMGYSLLKEALHTKSDYVLLQEDAAELIAAVQMIKGVITVDDLQAREHGHYVVVVIKISVNPRVSVWEGHEVSKKIKKQLMKRFHHVSDVFVQVNPYDAGYPYKNNTDSELNESSVIH; from the coding sequence GTGAATGACGAGCGTTTTCAAAAGACAGAACTCACTGTCTGGGTAGGTCTTGCCGGCAATGTAGCTCTTGCCTGTCTCAAGGTTATTGTTGGGTTTATGTCGCAAAGTAAAGCACTTCTCGCTGACGCGGTACATTCAGCATCTGAGGCAGTAAGTTCTGTTGATGCATTAATTAAACGAAGAGCTGCAGAAGTGGTGCCTCAAGAAGCTTACCCTAATCGTCAAGATAAGAAGGTATCCATCACATCTATTCTGCTGTCGATAGTTATTCTAGTCCTAGGTGTTGAACTGGGCATCTCAACCATCAAATCCATATGGGTCGACGTAGAGCATGCTCCTAAGGTGTATGCACTTGTTGCCATTGGGATTTCGCTCTTGGTAAAAGAGATGATGTTTCAATATACATACAGGTTGGGCAAGCGTTTGGGGTCTCAGGAATTAATTGCTAATAGCTGGGGACACCGTTCCGATATATACTCTTCTATTGTAGCTCTCATAGGTGTGCTAGGTGCTTTAATGGGCAATTACCTAAACCTATCTTTCCTTTATTATTTGGATTCACTTGCGGGATTATTTATATCTCTAATGGTGGTGAAGATGGGATATTCGTTACTTAAGGAAGCTTTACATACGAAATCGGATTACGTATTGCTGCAGGAAGATGCCGCTGAACTGATTGCTGCCGTACAAATGATTAAAGGCGTAATAACCGTCGATGATTTGCAGGCAAGGGAACATGGCCATTATGTCGTTGTCGTTATCAAAATTAGCGTGAATCCAAGGGTATCTGTTTGGGAAGGGCATGAAGTCTCCAAAAAGATTAAAAAGCAGTTGATGAAACGATTCCATCATGTTTCCGATGTTTTTGTTCAAGTAAACCCTTATGATGCAGGATATCCTTACAAAAATAATACGGATTCCGAACTTAATGAATCTTCCGTTATTCACTAA
- the secF gene encoding protein translocase subunit SecF, translating to MDSKKKFDFVKNRNKFFVVSIALLVIGLAVMLFSGMNFGVDFKAGTNIDLVVGKQLDKAKVEEILHTLTTNGDVKSNFADPTIGGNNSDRVSIRFDDVLNDDTVNKIQKAFATAYGTEVSKEINTVDPQLAKELLLKAVYAVAISSVLICLYVSIRFEWRFAVAAIIAILHDAFMVIAVFAIFRLEVNLPFLAAVLTTIGYSINDKIVIFDRIRENLRFAKLKTDADLVALVNDSIWQTMARNINTVLVVLLAAGCLYIFGSESIKLFALAKLIGLTSGAYSSIFIACSLWYLLKRKSLSSSKKKAAA from the coding sequence GTGGACTCTAAGAAAAAGTTTGATTTTGTAAAAAACCGCAATAAATTTTTTGTCGTTTCGATAGCTTTACTTGTTATTGGACTAGCCGTTATGCTGTTCTCAGGCATGAACTTCGGTGTTGATTTTAAAGCAGGAACGAATATTGATCTTGTCGTTGGCAAGCAACTAGACAAGGCCAAGGTTGAAGAGATTTTACATACTCTTACAACGAATGGCGATGTAAAATCGAACTTTGCGGATCCAACAATCGGCGGTAATAACAGTGATCGTGTCTCCATCCGATTCGATGATGTTTTGAATGATGATACGGTTAATAAAATCCAAAAAGCATTCGCAACTGCTTATGGCACTGAGGTTTCCAAAGAAATCAACACCGTTGATCCACAATTAGCGAAGGAATTGTTGCTTAAAGCGGTATATGCTGTTGCCATTTCCAGCGTTTTGATTTGTTTGTATGTCAGTATTCGTTTCGAATGGCGCTTTGCCGTAGCAGCGATTATTGCCATACTTCATGATGCTTTTATGGTTATCGCCGTGTTTGCGATTTTCCGCCTTGAAGTGAACTTACCGTTCCTAGCGGCTGTTTTGACCACAATCGGTTATTCCATCAATGATAAAATCGTTATTTTTGACCGTATTCGTGAAAATCTACGATTTGCTAAACTCAAAACGGACGCGGATCTCGTTGCATTAGTCAACGATAGTATCTGGCAGACGATGGCGCGTAACATCAATACCGTATTAGTGGTGTTGTTAGCCGCAGGCTGTTTGTATATTTTCGGTAGTGAGTCCATTAAACTTTTCGCACTTGCGAAATTAATCGGTTTAACAAGTGGAGCTTATTCGTCTATTTTCATTGCATGTTCTCTGTGGTATTTATTGAAAAGAAAATCTTTAAGTAGTTCTAAAAAGAAAGCTGCAGCGTAA